Proteins encoded by one window of Chondromyces crocatus:
- a CDS encoding LysR family transcriptional regulator, whose product MELRHLRYFLAVAEERHFGRAAQRLHIAQPPLSRQIQDLEAEIGVSLFDRSPRGVELTAAGSVFLTHVRRIFGTVELALQETKRASVGETGRLVIGYLSSLAYSGIIDLVRAYRLRFPTVELALREMYPQEQLEALKEGRIDVGFVRAPLDDPTIARQCVRSEELVVALPSEHPLAARKRIPLALLANEPFVSFPRQRGPGFFDQIITLCRAAGFSPRIVQEAPLLDIPSMVAAGFGIAILPESIRQLGRRGLSFRPLVGGPRTSLLMVWRQDDGSPTMEGFIAFVRRVGVPKLRAGASEKKKTASG is encoded by the coding sequence ATGGAGCTGCGGCACCTCCGGTACTTCCTTGCTGTCGCCGAAGAGCGACACTTCGGCCGCGCGGCCCAGCGTCTGCACATCGCGCAGCCCCCGCTCAGCCGGCAAATCCAGGACCTGGAGGCGGAGATCGGCGTCTCGTTGTTCGATCGCTCTCCTCGGGGCGTGGAGCTGACGGCGGCCGGCAGCGTGTTCCTCACGCACGTCCGGCGCATCTTCGGCACGGTCGAGCTCGCCTTGCAGGAGACCAAGCGAGCCAGCGTGGGAGAGACGGGCCGGCTCGTCATCGGCTACCTGTCCTCGCTCGCTTACAGCGGCATCATCGATCTGGTCCGCGCCTACCGGCTCCGCTTCCCCACGGTCGAGCTGGCCCTGCGGGAGATGTACCCGCAAGAGCAGCTCGAGGCCCTCAAGGAGGGGCGCATCGATGTCGGGTTCGTGCGGGCGCCGCTCGATGATCCGACCATCGCGCGGCAATGCGTGCGTAGCGAGGAGCTGGTGGTCGCCTTGCCGAGCGAGCACCCCCTGGCCGCTCGAAAGCGCATCCCGCTCGCCCTCCTGGCCAATGAGCCCTTCGTCTCCTTCCCACGGCAGCGCGGGCCTGGCTTCTTCGACCAGATCATCACGCTGTGCCGCGCGGCGGGCTTCTCTCCTCGCATCGTGCAGGAGGCGCCGCTGCTCGACATCCCCAGCATGGTCGCCGCCGGCTTCGGCATCGCGATCCTGCCCGAGTCGATCCGGCAGCTCGGCCGTCGTGGGCTGTCGTTCAGGCCGCTCGTGGGCGGGCCGAGGACGAGCCTGCTGATGGTGTGGCGGCAGGACGATGGGTCACCGACGATGGAGGGGTTCATCGCGTTCGTCCGGCGCGTCGGCGTGCCCAAGCTGCGCGCCGGAGCGAGCGAGAAGAAGAAGACGGCGAGCGGCTGA
- a CDS encoding efflux RND transporter permease subunit has product MWLVITALKRPYTFIVMSMLILIMGIFTIVRMPTDIFPNIDIPVISVIFNYGGLPAEEMEKRVVNNYERFLTTVVSDIDHVESQSLTGISIVKVFLQPGASVDAAIAQITAASQSVIRFMPPGMTPPLVLRYSASNVPIMQAALESESMSEQQLFDYGVNFIRADLATIKGTQIPWPYGGKQRQIMVDIDPQRLYAWGLSPRDVNTALGLQNVILPSGSAKMGENEYPVIMNSSPAALEELGSLPIKTVNGKTIFVRDVANIRDGNSPQQSMVHVSGGRSVLMTILKAGSASTLDVAARIREMLPATMDRLPKELKATLLFDQSVFVRAAVDGVVHEAIIAAALTALMILLFLGSWRSTLIVITSIPLSILVSIILLDALGHTLNTMTLGGMALAVGILVDDATVAIENIHRNLGQRKPFIRAIVDGAQEIAVPALVATLCICIVFVPVAFITGAAKSLFVPLALAVVFAMLMSYVLSRTLVPTMVRLLLERESEEHAHGDHGPPKSFFGRIYAAFNRGFDRMRMAYGELLAWALAHRFGFVTGFLVFVAASVSLLPLLGRDFFPNVDAGLIKLHVRGSPGTRLEETERNIARIEQTIREVIPSEEIDTLIDNLGIPASGINLSLSEGALISSADGQIMISLKHGHQPTEGYVRGLREKLNATYPDTTFFFLPPDITTQVLNFGLPAPINVQVVGPIGKEPETYEVAVKIAERMKKIPGAVDVHLAQVNDRQQLRINVDRTMADQLGLSQRDVASDILVSLSSSGQVSPSYWLDKRGVQYLVAVQTPQHAIGSLDDVNVTPLSTGGQPQFLSNVAQVARDTGPVNITHYNVARTFDVQANVEGTDLGSVASAVNRVIDELQPEMPRGTKATVKGQVESMESSFRGLGYGLIFAVVLVYLLMVVNFQSWLDPLVILMALPGAVSGIAWMLFLTGTTLSVPALMGSIMCVGVATANSILVVTFANDQRKVGRDATTASLAAGMTRLRPVIMTAFAMIIGMLPMSTGLGEGGEQNAPLGRAVIGGLLVATMTTLFFVPVMYSILRKKAPATDPLAENL; this is encoded by the coding sequence ATGTGGCTCGTCATCACCGCGCTGAAGCGCCCGTACACCTTCATCGTGATGTCGATGCTCATCCTCATCATGGGCATCTTCACGATCGTCCGGATGCCGACGGACATCTTCCCGAACATCGACATCCCGGTCATCTCCGTCATCTTCAACTACGGCGGTCTGCCCGCCGAGGAGATGGAGAAGCGCGTCGTCAACAACTACGAGCGCTTCCTGACGACCGTCGTCAGCGACATCGATCACGTCGAGAGCCAGTCGCTCACCGGCATCTCCATCGTCAAGGTCTTCCTCCAGCCGGGCGCCAGCGTCGACGCCGCCATCGCGCAGATCACGGCGGCCTCGCAGAGCGTGATCCGCTTCATGCCTCCAGGCATGACGCCACCGCTGGTCCTCCGCTACAGCGCCTCCAACGTGCCCATCATGCAGGCGGCGCTGGAGAGCGAGTCGATGAGCGAACAGCAGCTCTTCGACTACGGCGTCAACTTCATCCGCGCCGATCTCGCGACCATCAAGGGCACCCAGATCCCCTGGCCCTACGGCGGCAAGCAGCGCCAGATCATGGTCGACATCGATCCCCAGCGTCTCTACGCCTGGGGCCTCTCGCCGCGTGACGTGAACACCGCCCTCGGGCTGCAGAACGTCATCCTGCCCTCCGGCTCGGCGAAGATGGGGGAGAACGAGTACCCCGTCATCATGAACAGCAGCCCGGCGGCCCTGGAGGAGCTGGGATCGCTGCCCATCAAGACCGTCAACGGCAAGACGATCTTCGTGCGCGACGTCGCCAACATCCGCGACGGCAACTCGCCCCAGCAGAGCATGGTCCACGTGAGCGGCGGGCGCAGCGTGCTCATGACCATCCTCAAGGCCGGCAGCGCCAGCACCCTCGACGTGGCCGCGCGCATCCGCGAGATGCTCCCCGCCACCATGGACCGGCTGCCGAAGGAGCTGAAGGCGACCCTCCTCTTCGACCAGTCGGTCTTCGTGCGCGCCGCGGTCGATGGCGTCGTCCACGAGGCGATCATCGCCGCCGCCCTCACCGCCCTGATGATCCTGCTCTTCCTCGGGAGCTGGCGGAGCACGCTGATCGTCATCACCAGCATCCCGCTCTCGATCCTGGTCTCGATCATCCTCCTGGACGCGCTGGGGCACACCCTCAACACGATGACCCTGGGCGGCATGGCGCTCGCCGTCGGCATCCTGGTCGACGACGCCACCGTCGCCATCGAGAACATCCACCGGAACCTCGGTCAGCGGAAGCCCTTCATCCGCGCCATCGTCGACGGTGCCCAGGAGATCGCGGTCCCCGCGCTCGTCGCCACCCTCTGCATCTGCATCGTCTTCGTGCCGGTGGCGTTCATCACCGGCGCGGCGAAGTCCCTCTTCGTCCCGCTCGCGCTGGCCGTCGTCTTCGCGATGCTCATGTCGTACGTCCTCTCGCGGACGCTCGTCCCGACGATGGTGCGCTTGCTCTTGGAGCGCGAGTCCGAGGAGCACGCCCACGGCGATCACGGCCCTCCGAAGAGCTTCTTCGGGCGCATCTACGCCGCCTTCAACCGCGGCTTCGACCGCATGCGCATGGCCTACGGCGAGCTCCTCGCCTGGGCCCTCGCCCACCGGTTCGGCTTCGTCACCGGCTTCCTGGTCTTCGTCGCGGCCTCCGTCTCGCTGCTCCCCCTGCTCGGGCGCGACTTCTTTCCGAACGTGGACGCGGGCCTCATCAAGCTCCACGTCCGCGGCTCCCCCGGCACCCGCCTCGAAGAGACCGAGCGCAACATCGCCCGCATCGAGCAGACCATCCGCGAGGTGATCCCCTCCGAGGAGATCGACACCCTCATCGACAACCTCGGCATCCCGGCGAGCGGCATCAACCTCTCCCTCAGCGAGGGCGCGCTCATCTCCTCGGCCGACGGGCAGATCATGATCTCGCTCAAGCACGGGCATCAGCCGACCGAAGGCTACGTCCGCGGCCTCCGCGAGAAGCTCAACGCCACCTACCCGGACACCACCTTCTTCTTCCTGCCCCCGGACATCACCACCCAGGTCTTGAACTTCGGCCTCCCGGCCCCGATCAACGTCCAGGTGGTGGGCCCGATCGGCAAGGAGCCCGAGACCTACGAGGTGGCCGTCAAGATCGCCGAGCGCATGAAGAAGATCCCCGGCGCGGTCGACGTCCACCTCGCCCAGGTCAACGACCGCCAGCAGCTCCGCATCAACGTCGACCGCACCATGGCCGACCAGCTCGGCCTCAGCCAGCGCGACGTGGCCAGCGACATCCTCGTCTCGCTCTCGTCGAGCGGCCAGGTCTCCCCGAGCTACTGGCTGGACAAGCGCGGCGTGCAGTACCTCGTCGCCGTGCAGACCCCGCAGCACGCCATCGGGTCCCTCGACGACGTGAACGTCACCCCCCTGTCGACCGGCGGCCAGCCCCAGTTCCTCTCCAACGTCGCCCAGGTCGCGCGCGACACCGGCCCGGTCAACATCACCCACTACAACGTCGCCCGCACCTTCGACGTACAGGCCAACGTGGAAGGTACCGACCTCGGCTCCGTGGCCAGCGCCGTCAACCGCGTCATCGACGAGCTCCAGCCCGAGATGCCCCGCGGCACCAAGGCGACCGTCAAGGGCCAGGTCGAGAGCATGGAATCCTCGTTCCGGGGCCTCGGCTACGGCCTGATCTTCGCCGTCGTGCTCGTGTACCTGCTGATGGTGGTGAACTTCCAGTCGTGGCTCGACCCGCTGGTCATCCTCATGGCCCTGCCCGGCGCGGTCTCCGGCATCGCCTGGATGCTCTTCCTCACGGGGACCACGCTCAGCGTGCCTGCCCTGATGGGGTCGATCATGTGCGTCGGCGTCGCCACCGCCAACAGCATCCTCGTCGTCACCTTCGCCAACGATCAGCGCAAGGTGGGCCGCGACGCCACGACCGCCTCCCTCGCCGCCGGCATGACCCGCCTGCGCCCGGTCATCATGACCGCCTTCGCGATGATCATCGGCATGCTCCCGATGTCGACTGGCCTGGGCGAGGGAGGCGAGCAGAACGCCCCGCTCGGCCGCGCCGTCATCGGCGGCCTGCTCGTCGCCACCATGACCACCCTCTTCTTCGTGCCCGTGATGTACAGCATCCTCCGGAAGAAAGCGCCGGCCACGGATCCACTTGCGGAGAACCTATGA
- a CDS encoding AraC family transcriptional regulator, with protein sequence MTRQRASDRCCACTTAGACYPRRVAADAQFPIDSLGSDLIRVGRQPAARFRSTKRPAVHSYAVLAFHLGGQLRMEHHGELTLTAGQVHLIPAGDAHRVLAASAVDMCGIAFCHSCLAEDRFRDLLAPLDRVRRGAFPVVELPTERQSHVLHLLEELERELARSAGMLPIVAESLLGLILAEIVRAAPVETTLRETPPLVAEALAFIESRCLGPLTLGEVARAVHRSPAHLTTAVKQATGRSVVAWIVEGRLAEARRRLRETDEFVEIIAERVGYADASQFSRLFRRHHGMAPAAWRARERTKHRPGLLPGGLVSDRGDALVAEAPASPFVSPRGTAPLRAW encoded by the coding sequence GTGACCCGGCAGAGGGCCTCCGATCGCTGCTGCGCCTGCACGACGGCGGGGGCGTGTTACCCTCGGCGGGTGGCGGCCGATGCGCAGTTCCCGATCGACTCCCTCGGTTCCGACCTCATCCGTGTCGGGCGACAGCCCGCGGCGCGGTTCCGGTCGACGAAGCGTCCAGCCGTCCACTCCTACGCCGTCCTCGCGTTCCATCTGGGCGGTCAGCTCAGGATGGAGCATCACGGTGAGCTGACCCTGACGGCTGGACAGGTTCACCTGATCCCTGCTGGTGACGCGCACCGCGTGCTGGCGGCGAGCGCCGTCGACATGTGCGGGATCGCCTTTTGCCACAGCTGTCTCGCCGAGGATCGGTTTCGCGATCTTCTCGCACCGCTCGACCGTGTCCGCCGAGGGGCCTTCCCGGTCGTCGAGCTGCCGACCGAAAGGCAGTCGCACGTGCTCCACCTGCTCGAAGAGCTCGAGCGTGAACTCGCGCGCTCGGCGGGCATGCTGCCCATCGTGGCCGAGAGCCTGCTGGGCCTCATCCTGGCCGAGATCGTGCGCGCGGCGCCCGTGGAGACGACCCTCCGGGAGACGCCTCCCCTCGTCGCCGAGGCGCTCGCCTTCATCGAGTCGCGCTGCCTGGGACCTTTGACCCTCGGCGAGGTCGCCCGGGCGGTGCACCGCTCCCCCGCTCACCTGACCACGGCCGTGAAGCAGGCGACGGGGCGCTCGGTGGTCGCCTGGATCGTCGAAGGCCGCCTCGCCGAGGCGCGGCGACGCCTGCGTGAGACGGACGAGTTCGTCGAGATCATCGCCGAGCGGGTCGGCTACGCCGACGCCAGCCAGTTCAGCCGTCTCTTCCGCCGCCACCACGGCATGGCGCCTGCCGCCTGGCGCGCGCGCGAGCGGACGAAGCACCGTCCGGGATTGCTCCCCGGTGGCCTCGTCTCCGATCGCGGCGATGCCCTCGTCGCAGAAGCTCCCGCGTCCCCCTTCGTCTCCCCCCGCGGGACCGCGCCCCTCAGGGCGTGGTGA
- a CDS encoding enoyl-CoA hydratase/isomerase family protein, with the protein MSKDVRLETRGPLGVVTLDRPKALNALDLGMIREIAPRLEAWERDPEVKAVVIRSAGGKAFCAGGDVRAVAVSVGASSPAGEEPLHLAYFREEYALNHRIHRYAKPFIALVDGISMGGGLGLSLHGSHRVVTERLMFAMPETAIGLFPDVGGGWFLPRFPGEAGTYLGLTGARCNAADALWLGYATHHVPQDRLDALLDALTGARWDEADAHGLVSETLARFTTDPGASPLRAHAEVIDRCFAADRVEDILDALAAEGSAWSEATRSTLSRMSPSALKVTLRHLRLCRGLPYEDVKAIETHLSEAMALRHDFREGIRAVLVDKDHAPRWKPATLAEVTDEDVASCFVGARALTTP; encoded by the coding sequence ATGAGCAAGGACGTACGGCTGGAGACCCGCGGGCCCCTCGGCGTGGTGACCCTCGATCGCCCGAAGGCGCTCAATGCGCTCGATCTGGGGATGATCCGCGAGATCGCTCCGCGCCTCGAAGCCTGGGAGCGCGACCCCGAGGTGAAGGCCGTCGTGATCCGGAGCGCGGGCGGCAAGGCGTTCTGCGCGGGCGGCGACGTGCGCGCCGTGGCCGTCTCGGTCGGCGCTTCGTCCCCCGCGGGGGAGGAGCCGCTCCACCTGGCGTACTTCCGCGAGGAGTACGCACTGAACCACCGCATCCATCGCTACGCGAAGCCGTTCATCGCGCTGGTGGACGGGATCAGCATGGGCGGCGGTCTGGGGCTCTCGCTCCACGGCTCGCACCGGGTGGTCACGGAGCGGCTGATGTTCGCGATGCCCGAGACGGCGATCGGGCTGTTCCCCGACGTGGGCGGCGGGTGGTTCTTGCCGCGCTTCCCTGGCGAGGCGGGGACCTACCTGGGCCTGACGGGTGCGCGGTGCAATGCGGCGGATGCGCTGTGGCTCGGGTACGCGACGCACCACGTCCCGCAGGACCGGCTCGACGCGCTGCTCGATGCGCTGACGGGTGCCCGCTGGGACGAGGCCGATGCGCACGGGCTGGTGTCCGAGACCCTGGCGCGCTTCACCACGGACCCTGGCGCCTCCCCCTTGCGCGCCCACGCCGAGGTCATCGATCGCTGCTTCGCCGCCGACCGCGTGGAGGACATCCTCGACGCGCTGGCAGCCGAGGGCTCGGCGTGGTCCGAGGCGACGAGGAGTACGTTGTCGCGGATGTCTCCCTCCGCCTTGAAGGTGACGCTGCGGCACCTGCGCCTGTGCCGCGGCCTCCCATACGAGGACGTGAAGGCGATCGAGACCCACCTCAGCGAGGCGATGGCCCTGCGCCACGACTTCCGCGAGGGGATCCGCGCGGTGCTGGTGGACAAGGATCACGCGCCGCGCTGGAAGCCCGCCACGCTGGCCGAGGTCACGGACGAGGACGTGGCGTCGTGCTTCGTCGGCGCCCGCGCGCTCACCACGCCCTGA
- a CDS encoding NAD(P)/FAD-dependent oxidoreductase, producing MNQDVVIVGGGPAGLSAALTLGRSLKKVLLCDGGIPRNAAAAEMHNFVTRDGTPPREFRRIAREQLAAYESVTLRDGLVVDVVREGEFLRVTMDDGASHLTRRVLLTVGVVDVMPDIPGARELWGHSIAQCPYCHGFEVRGLPWGVVATSAPLAEHALLLTGWTDDLVVFSEGVELPPDILDRLSRARVRVEPRRIRRLLGEKMLEAIELEDGHQVARRMLFLRPAQRPAPLVERLGLALDEHGVVRVDAQQQSSMPGVSVAGDASTMMQAAIASASAGTLAAAFLNLGLTVEAAGRRASVP from the coding sequence ATGAATCAGGATGTCGTGATCGTGGGAGGGGGCCCTGCGGGCCTCAGCGCGGCGCTCACCCTCGGGAGGAGCCTCAAGAAGGTGCTGCTCTGCGACGGAGGCATCCCGCGTAACGCGGCGGCCGCGGAGATGCACAACTTCGTCACCCGAGACGGGACACCCCCGCGCGAGTTCCGGCGGATCGCCCGCGAGCAGCTCGCCGCGTACGAGTCGGTGACGCTGCGGGACGGGCTGGTGGTCGATGTCGTGCGCGAAGGCGAGTTCCTGCGCGTCACGATGGACGATGGCGCCTCCCACCTCACCCGGCGGGTGCTTCTCACCGTGGGGGTCGTCGACGTGATGCCCGACATCCCCGGCGCCCGGGAGCTGTGGGGTCACAGCATCGCCCAGTGCCCCTACTGCCATGGCTTCGAAGTCCGGGGGCTCCCGTGGGGCGTCGTGGCGACCAGCGCACCGCTCGCCGAGCATGCGCTGCTGCTCACGGGCTGGACCGATGATCTCGTGGTCTTCTCCGAGGGGGTGGAGCTGCCACCCGACATCCTGGACCGGCTCTCCCGGGCGCGCGTCCGCGTGGAGCCGCGCCGCATCCGGCGCCTTCTCGGAGAGAAGATGCTGGAAGCCATCGAGCTGGAAGATGGCCATCAGGTCGCCCGGCGCATGCTGTTCCTTCGACCGGCGCAGCGACCTGCGCCCCTGGTCGAGCGGCTCGGGCTCGCGCTCGACGAGCACGGCGTCGTGCGCGTCGACGCCCAGCAGCAGAGCTCGATGCCGGGCGTGTCCGTGGCGGGCGACGCGTCCACCATGATGCAGGCAGCCATCGCGTCCGCATCGGCCGGCACGCTGGCCGCAGCCTTCTTGAACCTCGGTCTGACGGTCGAGGCCGCAGGCCGGAGAGCTTCCGTCCCGTGA